Sequence from the Polycladomyces zharkentensis genome:
CCGTATAATAGGTTCCCCCGCCGGACTGGGCCACTTGCTGAAGTGCTTTTTGACCCGCATTGTCTACATCGAAACCGATAATATTGACAACTGCTTTGACGTTGGAGTTATGTAGTTGTTGAGCCTCTTGCACCGGATTTCCTCCACAGGTTTCAACGCCATCACTTACGATATAGATGATGTTTTCTGCATTTGACTGTGCGCTTAAATCTTGTTGGGCAGAACGAATCGCCAATGCCAGTGGTGTCCATCCCGTTGGTGTAAATTTGTTAAGTGAGCTTTGGAACTTTTGGTTATCGTATGCTCCCAGAGGGTACACCACCTCAGAACTATTACAGGAGATTGCTTTATCCTTATTTTGATTACTCCCTTTGTGTCCATATACACGAAGTGCGACACTGGCACCTTGTGGCATTGAAGCAACAAATTGATTGATCGCTTCTTTGGCAAGGTCCATCTTTGTTTTTCCGCCAATTTGCTCAGCCATGCTCCCACTGGAATCCAGGAGAACTTCAATGTTTATTTTTTTATTTAATTTTAAATCAGGATTTTTTATATCACCTCGTGGACCTGCTGTAGGTCCTTTAAAACTGGTATCCAACTGATTCATTTTTTCTATGACAGGATTATAATCTTCAGCCAACAACGCAACTAAATAATTATACACCTTTTCAGGGGGCAGATTTGGGGGTAATTTATCTAACTCTGCCTGTACCTTCGCTTTATCATACTTGCTTCCCCCATATTTCCCCGGTCCACGCTTTAGTACTTCTTTAAAAGTTGTCGGTGCTTTTGGAGCAGTAGCTGGAGTAAGCTTCTCATTT
This genomic interval carries:
- a CDS encoding vWA domain-containing protein yields the protein MKKIIITIISLFLVVGCSQQPTTNKEMNNRNTVNEKLTPATAPKAPTTFKEVLKRGPGKYGGSKYDKAKVQAELDKLPPNLPPEKVYNYLVALLAEDYNPVIEKMNQLDTSFKGPTAGPRGDIKNPDLKLNKKINIEVLLDSSGSMAEQIGGKTKMDLAKEAINQFVASMPQGASVALRVYGHKGSNQNKDKAISCNSSEVVYPLGAYDNQKFQSSLNKFTPTGWTPLALAIRSAQQDLSAQSNAENIIYIVSDGVETCGGNPVQEAQQLHNSNVKAVVNIIGFDVDNAGQKALQQVAQSGGGTYYTVNNQEDLKAYFNQQYDELSKKWGEWLSKDTDNVLKESTNKLDTLGKLLDLGTSTLNTETQHIIDAKNYLSEKGKIDGMLLYSYITDRQNMIQNFITQKYEQLLDELNSNSTNRLKEGTKVYEDAKNKINQQSNQ